From the genome of Candidatus Wallbacteria bacterium, one region includes:
- a CDS encoding translocation/assembly module TamB domain-containing protein, translating into MRNKFKRFLFFALGVLLLSAVILSLIGSDRIAGYVISKVKETLTSKFKVGLFYTKSGFSYTRGVFLEDFIITDSREVVVMKGREARIDLSFLSSRRELIISRLLVTGGELFMDDKGNVPAVDLTQFYRYIRHLLLTDFTVVCSLKERTFRLHSCFLEVFFSKERWEGQVRLTDSSGNKVKALFTGPGNWGLDGEFELNDVSLLSDQSLFHLFDARIVMHRGHANGKFNGFLADLIDKNRWNLELHVSGADASIFGNEFRELTGEVGITPTGLNFDLDGKYCYSQLRIKGIQKEKDFLFKVTSPRINLADFQAFFPDNLTTTLKGLGRCEVEVKSTGGKIKEFSGRLSLDAGEIYSNMLENMELAFSYKEGKLSLAKSSFLLSRAWEILLSGEVSVTPAAGADLTFRAQNSSFNFLSLDGTVKGKAGKFLLESDLLLGAEHFPFQLDLNSLPRFKGAVKSRCLTAVWSGESLPGKGISVRSDYTLALPVFTEPLSGGLNFKTLGLDLEIGRSTVNNRFGKGELSGQLGLSGNHLNFSWAGKCDLIRYLKDLGFGGMAEISGEAYGNLSNPQVSAEVRIPDYGIVAKAQVSRDSVEIDGKIETAEFNGQYEMKRSEWGMNFRMNDYVIIAPMLRDIFQRYGITADRIKGLITMKGRQSKIGDVDFKIVLKDGKFKGQGFRELTLSGKGDEQSTTLASFEALLPDGGSIKNLGQIIIRNDTGLRSMGLKFENARLSFEKFSFTTDGVLAFSTDLATGEVSLRLSDVKYGGNSAGSFILSGRIAKGDVLVDDFGSDNPVFSGWKGNLKISLSKDKFWLRGIKLKNQNFTLQGELCLQNDLTLEDFTLSLSDRQLDKEWVSLKMAGDSLSGSFDLDCGYLKKITSFDKLPGIVLKGNLMQNHGQLEFATDYNGESIKGTSSFYLTHEKTGWHLTGEAELDDCKIVLKTGEDVNLDRVNLSPLRFKLELRAGQNVWVKNQFFNIEVSGSFFLTGEDYPGITASGDVKLVRGTVNYFNHRFDIVTGKAYYQTLAKSKEDGSKREKVIDLKQRDKPFDAKYKYLDPEHDLKGKEHEIVLSRNESFIEGDTNLFLNLTAYKKIQGNDVYLSVNGPLSNLQVSAYSTNEMEKDKLQKMITGSTLGSLGDDQWSDSRFREALKFNLSEQLMGKVGDNIAKELELEEFDIESGSEKFNPESLDLRLGKSLNDRVYLRYYKAIRRYEEDQQFELKYKTNKHLYLDGIYDDYKQEYRYGLNYSISF; encoded by the coding sequence ATGAGAAATAAGTTCAAGCGATTCTTATTTTTTGCCCTGGGAGTACTGCTGCTTTCTGCGGTGATCCTTTCCCTGATCGGAAGCGACCGGATCGCCGGATATGTTATCTCCAAGGTCAAGGAAACTCTCACCTCCAAATTCAAAGTCGGGTTGTTTTACACAAAAAGCGGATTTTCCTATACCAGGGGCGTGTTCCTGGAAGATTTTATCATCACCGATTCCCGGGAAGTTGTAGTGATGAAAGGGCGGGAAGCCAGAATCGACTTGAGCTTTCTATCCTCCCGCCGCGAACTGATCATCAGCCGGCTGCTGGTTACAGGCGGTGAGCTGTTCATGGATGACAAGGGTAATGTTCCTGCTGTGGATCTGACTCAATTTTACCGCTACATCCGTCATCTCCTGCTGACCGATTTTACCGTAGTCTGCAGTTTAAAGGAGAGGACCTTCAGACTTCATTCATGCTTCCTGGAGGTGTTCTTTTCAAAGGAAAGGTGGGAAGGACAGGTTCGTCTCACAGACAGTTCAGGCAACAAAGTGAAAGCGCTTTTCACCGGGCCAGGCAACTGGGGGCTGGATGGCGAGTTCGAATTGAACGACGTTTCACTCCTCTCTGATCAATCGCTTTTCCATCTGTTCGACGCAAGGATTGTCATGCACAGAGGACATGCCAACGGAAAATTCAACGGATTTCTGGCTGATTTGATCGATAAAAACCGCTGGAACCTCGAATTACACGTCAGCGGGGCCGATGCTTCAATCTTTGGAAATGAATTCAGGGAACTGACCGGAGAAGTTGGAATCACACCGACTGGACTGAATTTCGATCTGGACGGGAAATATTGTTACTCTCAACTCAGAATCAAAGGAATTCAGAAGGAAAAGGATTTCTTGTTCAAGGTCACTTCCCCCAGGATTAATCTGGCAGATTTTCAGGCTTTTTTCCCGGACAACCTGACAACGACTCTCAAGGGGCTCGGAAGATGTGAGGTGGAAGTAAAAAGCACAGGTGGGAAGATCAAGGAATTTTCCGGCAGACTGTCCCTGGATGCCGGGGAGATTTATTCGAATATGCTGGAGAACATGGAACTTGCATTCAGTTACAAGGAGGGGAAATTATCGCTGGCCAAATCTTCGTTCCTGCTTTCCAGGGCCTGGGAAATTCTGCTGAGCGGTGAGGTATCGGTGACCCCGGCTGCCGGTGCGGATCTGACATTCAGAGCTCAAAACAGCTCTTTCAATTTTCTCTCCCTGGACGGCACGGTCAAAGGAAAAGCCGGGAAGTTCCTGCTGGAAAGCGATCTGTTGCTTGGGGCTGAACATTTTCCGTTTCAGTTGGACTTGAACAGCCTGCCCAGATTCAAGGGAGCTGTGAAGTCCAGGTGCCTGACCGCCGTCTGGTCCGGTGAAAGTCTTCCAGGGAAAGGGATCTCTGTCCGCTCGGATTACACTCTGGCACTCCCTGTTTTCACAGAGCCTCTGTCCGGAGGCCTGAATTTTAAAACCCTGGGCCTGGATCTGGAAATCGGCAGATCGACGGTAAATAATCGATTCGGGAAAGGCGAATTGTCGGGGCAGCTCGGACTCTCCGGCAATCACCTGAATTTTTCCTGGGCCGGAAAATGCGACCTGATCCGGTATCTCAAGGATCTCGGATTCGGAGGGATGGCAGAAATCAGCGGCGAGGCCTATGGAAATTTATCGAACCCGCAAGTCTCCGCTGAAGTAAGAATCCCGGATTACGGAATTGTTGCAAAAGCCCAGGTCAGCCGGGATTCCGTTGAAATAGACGGGAAGATTGAAACAGCAGAATTCAATGGGCAGTACGAGATGAAGCGATCAGAATGGGGCATGAATTTCAGGATGAATGATTATGTGATCATTGCGCCGATGCTGCGGGATATTTTTCAGAGATACGGAATTACCGCTGACAGGATCAAGGGTCTGATCACCATGAAAGGCCGTCAATCAAAGATAGGCGATGTGGATTTCAAGATTGTACTCAAGGACGGGAAATTCAAAGGTCAGGGATTCAGAGAATTGACTTTATCCGGGAAAGGAGACGAGCAGAGTACGACCCTGGCGTCTTTTGAAGCGCTTCTGCCGGATGGCGGCAGCATCAAAAATCTGGGACAGATAATAATCAGGAACGATACCGGATTGAGATCCATGGGATTGAAGTTTGAGAACGCCAGGCTCAGTTTCGAAAAATTCTCTTTCACTACTGATGGAGTGCTGGCATTTTCCACTGATCTGGCTACAGGGGAAGTTTCGCTGCGGCTCTCTGATGTGAAATACGGGGGCAACTCTGCGGGCAGTTTTATTTTGTCCGGCAGGATCGCAAAAGGTGATGTCCTGGTTGATGATTTCGGTTCAGATAATCCTGTATTCTCAGGCTGGAAGGGTAACCTGAAAATTTCTCTTTCCAAAGACAAGTTTTGGTTAAGAGGTATTAAGCTAAAAAATCAGAATTTCACACTGCAGGGGGAACTTTGCCTGCAAAACGACCTGACTCTTGAAGATTTTACCCTCAGTCTTTCGGACAGGCAGTTGGATAAAGAATGGGTTTCTTTGAAAATGGCCGGGGACTCACTGTCTGGAAGCTTCGATCTTGACTGCGGATATTTGAAAAAAATAACCTCTTTTGATAAACTTCCAGGAATTGTTTTGAAGGGCAATCTGATGCAGAACCACGGGCAATTGGAGTTTGCGACCGATTACAACGGTGAAAGTATCAAAGGCACCAGCTCTTTCTACCTGACTCACGAAAAAACCGGCTGGCATTTGACCGGGGAAGCCGAACTGGACGACTGCAAGATTGTGTTGAAGACCGGCGAAGACGTCAATCTCGACCGGGTGAATCTCTCACCGCTCAGATTCAAGCTGGAATTGCGTGCCGGACAGAATGTCTGGGTCAAAAACCAGTTTTTCAATATTGAGGTTTCCGGTTCATTCTTTCTGACCGGCGAAGACTATCCAGGCATTACCGCTTCAGGCGATGTCAAACTTGTGAGAGGAACTGTGAATTATTTCAATCACAGGTTTGATATTGTTACAGGAAAGGCGTACTATCAGACGCTTGCCAAATCAAAAGAAGACGGCAGCAAAAGGGAAAAGGTGATCGATTTGAAGCAGCGCGATAAACCCTTTGATGCAAAGTATAAATATCTTGATCCTGAACATGATTTAAAAGGAAAGGAGCATGAAATCGTCCTTTCACGCAATGAAAGCTTCATCGAAGGCGATACCAATCTTTTCCTGAACCTGACAGCCTACAAGAAAATCCAGGGAAATGATGTCTATCTGTCTGTGAATGGCCCTCTCAGCAATCTCCAGGTTTCCGCCTATTCAACCAATGAAATGGAAAAGGACAAGCTGCAGAAGATGATTACCGGCAGCACTCTGGGTTCCCTTGGAGACGATCAGTGGAGCGATTCCCGTTTCAGGGAAGCACTGAAATTCAATCTCAGCGAACAACTGATGGGCAAAGTCGGAGATAACATTGCCAAGGAACTTGAACTCGAAGAATTCGACATCGAGAGCGGGAGTGAAAAATTCAACCCGGAAAGCCTTGACCTCAGGCTGGGCAAGTCACTGAATGACAGAGTTTATCTCCGCTATTACAAAGCAATTAGAAGATACGAAGAAGACCAGCAGTTCGAGCTCAAGTACAAAACCAATAAACACCTGTACCTGGATGGAATCTACGATGATTACAAGCAGGAATACCGGTACGGCCTTAATTACAGTATTTCCTTTTAG
- a CDS encoding MlaD family protein, with product MPFSIPKYPKFVSSCMALKTDSLLVGAFFTAALLVLTGFVFILGDFSLQEDYKVFVIFRQINGLQTGSFAEYLGVRVGTVKNIYLREAETEIPNSEVVVVLSIDKKFKIPRNVDIFIDTTGLLGEKYVSIRGAGIGKEFIQNEDSIRGRDPLLLVDAYEKFETSLDKFSDLMNEINQLVSDVEFKDRIRKTADNLAVVSENLNGVITEAQKQLDKTMNNLNTFLTRADGTLKSNQSEIGQSLKNLQEISKRFALFLAQLDFPVKEGDKSKFAEDLLSISGRLDVILRETEKLAVNDKLKSAITETAENLKSATGKVNQFLGQDLGLKNRWNCSVFQSPSDGDYQTDIGWRLSAGRNNLEAGISDINSRREPGFLIGRKENGYTRLLGYADGGPSLKLETLIFDLDWELSLVSDRDWLYRIACSYPFSQNFGVILKVEDFSRKDQLYLGIKYNF from the coding sequence ATGCCTTTTTCAATTCCGAAATACCCGAAATTCGTGAGTTCCTGCATGGCTTTAAAAACTGACAGCCTCCTGGTGGGAGCTTTTTTTACCGCTGCGCTGCTGGTGCTGACCGGCTTTGTTTTCATTCTGGGTGATTTCAGTTTACAGGAGGATTACAAGGTTTTCGTGATTTTCAGGCAGATCAACGGGCTTCAGACTGGAAGCTTTGCAGAATATCTCGGCGTCCGCGTAGGGACAGTCAAGAATATTTACCTGAGGGAGGCGGAAACCGAAATTCCCAACAGTGAAGTGGTAGTCGTGCTTTCAATCGACAAGAAATTCAAAATACCCAGGAATGTGGATATTTTCATCGACACCACCGGACTTCTGGGCGAGAAATATGTCAGTATCCGGGGAGCAGGGATCGGGAAGGAATTTATCCAGAATGAAGACTCCATCAGGGGAAGGGACCCGCTTCTGCTCGTAGATGCCTATGAAAAATTTGAAACATCTCTGGACAAATTCTCAGACCTGATGAATGAAATCAACCAGCTCGTTTCAGATGTGGAATTCAAGGACCGGATCAGGAAAACAGCCGACAATCTGGCCGTAGTGTCTGAAAACTTGAACGGAGTGATCACTGAGGCTCAGAAGCAGCTGGACAAGACCATGAACAACCTCAATACATTCCTCACCCGCGCTGACGGCACTTTAAAGAGCAATCAGAGCGAGATCGGGCAGAGCCTGAAAAACCTCCAGGAAATCAGCAAGAGATTCGCGCTGTTTCTGGCTCAGCTGGATTTCCCGGTCAAGGAGGGGGATAAATCCAAATTCGCTGAAGATTTATTGAGCATTTCCGGCAGACTGGATGTGATTCTGAGGGAAACCGAGAAACTGGCGGTGAACGACAAGTTGAAAAGCGCAATCACGGAAACCGCGGAGAACCTGAAGAGTGCCACAGGCAAGGTTAACCAGTTCCTCGGCCAGGACCTTGGATTAAAGAACAGATGGAACTGCAGCGTTTTTCAATCCCCTTCCGACGGCGATTATCAGACCGATATCGGCTGGAGGCTGTCTGCAGGCAGAAATAATCTGGAAGCCGGCATCTCAGATATTAACAGCCGCAGGGAGCCGGGGTTTCTGATCGGCAGGAAGGAAAACGGTTATACGCGGTTGCTTGGTTATGCGGACGGAGGACCCAGCTTAAAGCTGGAGACCTTGATCTTCGATCTGGACTGGGAATTGAGTCTGGTCAGCGACAGGGACTGGCTGTACCGGATAGCCTGCAGTTATCCTTTTTCACAAAATTTTGGAGTGATTCTCAAAGTCGAGGATTTCAGCCGTAAAGACCAGCTTTATCTTGGAATTAAATACAATTTCTAA
- a CDS encoding ATP-binding cassette domain-containing protein, with amino-acid sequence MQIADVFKSFAGKPVLQGVSLELSPAEIVVILGPSGCGKSVLLKCVMGLIAPDQGKISFKDQELCPTGSGSRKSRMKIGMVFQSGALFDFLNVFENIALPLRAHTDLNEHEIRDRVDKTLVGFTLSKFSTLYPAELSGGMKRRVAMARTIITEPELILFDEPTVGLDPERVAGINELIVKLSRQGSVSCLAVTHDLYSAYRIADRVGLHHEGKIKHLMGKNAFFNSEIPEIREFLHGFKN; translated from the coding sequence TTGCAGATAGCGGATGTTTTTAAATCCTTTGCCGGAAAACCGGTACTGCAGGGTGTTTCCCTGGAACTTTCCCCGGCTGAGATCGTGGTGATCCTGGGGCCATCTGGATGCGGGAAGAGCGTTCTGCTCAAATGCGTGATGGGCTTGATTGCACCAGACCAGGGAAAAATCAGTTTCAAGGATCAGGAACTCTGCCCGACCGGATCTGGTTCAAGAAAGAGCAGGATGAAAATAGGAATGGTCTTTCAGTCCGGAGCTTTGTTCGATTTCCTGAATGTGTTTGAGAATATTGCCCTGCCGCTTAGAGCACACACGGATTTAAATGAGCATGAGATCAGGGACAGGGTGGATAAAACACTCGTCGGATTTACGCTCTCGAAATTTTCCACCCTGTACCCGGCTGAATTGTCGGGTGGCATGAAGCGGAGGGTGGCGATGGCGCGGACGATCATTACAGAGCCGGAACTGATCCTGTTCGATGAACCTACGGTCGGCCTCGACCCGGAAAGGGTTGCGGGGATCAATGAATTGATAGTAAAATTATCAAGGCAGGGAAGCGTTTCCTGTCTGGCGGTAACACATGATTTGTACAGCGCTTACCGGATAGCAGACAGAGTTGGGCTGCATCATGAAGGGAAGATCAAGCATCTGATGGGAAAAAATGCCTTTTTCAATTCCGAAATACCCGAAATTCGTGAGTTCCTGCATGGCTTTAAAAACTGA
- a CDS encoding prepilin-type N-terminal cleavage/methylation domain-containing protein, with protein sequence MMFRRVKGFSLVELMIVVAIIGILIAVLLPELGDMATRARISTAQSSMNGVRDAIVRFQAQESRKCENLDWLVPRYLTENKRDPWGNQYSIVPTDGIIMSNGPDGKVAGDVMDPVNRDNLIVSYLPPLAISDAAQSGDVNGNGLLDNGDVITIYFSKTPKFPAQAKASGADFQFKSGYDNNLTSLITFTVGDSSSNDTGKGATGDPVAGCIGSLTLQEPATGVTAGTLNGIYNFVSLLVGRNSGAGCKSFEADIYVRMADASINPPWAATCYSDSRHNLAVQSKSNTKMRRPGEY encoded by the coding sequence ATGATGTTTCGCAGAGTCAAAGGCTTCTCACTAGTTGAATTGATGATCGTCGTTGCGATCATCGGAATTTTGATCGCAGTGCTGCTCCCTGAATTGGGCGACATGGCCACCAGGGCCAGAATTTCTACAGCCCAGAGTTCCATGAACGGAGTCCGCGATGCGATCGTCCGTTTCCAGGCTCAGGAATCCAGGAAATGCGAGAATCTGGACTGGCTGGTGCCGAGATACCTGACTGAAAACAAAAGAGACCCCTGGGGAAACCAGTATTCGATCGTGCCTACAGACGGTATCATCATGTCCAACGGACCGGACGGCAAAGTGGCTGGAGACGTCATGGACCCGGTCAACAGGGATAACCTGATTGTTTCCTACCTGCCGCCGCTCGCGATTTCAGACGCGGCCCAATCCGGCGATGTCAATGGAAACGGCCTGCTCGACAACGGCGACGTGATCACGATCTATTTCAGCAAGACTCCGAAATTTCCGGCCCAGGCAAAGGCCTCAGGGGCTGATTTTCAATTCAAGAGCGGCTACGACAATAATCTTACATCTCTGATCACGTTTACTGTGGGCGACAGCTCCTCAAACGATACGGGCAAGGGTGCGACAGGCGACCCGGTGGCAGGCTGCATCGGATCCCTGACTCTTCAGGAACCTGCCACTGGAGTGACAGCAGGCACGCTTAACGGCATCTACAACTTCGTCAGCCTGCTGGTCGGCAGAAACAGCGGCGCAGGCTGCAAGTCTTTTGAAGCCGATATTTATGTCCGCATGGCAGATGCTTCGATCAACCCGCCCTGGGCTGCTACGTGTTATTCAGACTCCCGCCACAACCTGGCTGTGCAGTCCAAAAGCAACACCAAGATGAGAAGACCTGGCGAGTATTGA
- a CDS encoding 4-hydroxythreonine-4-phosphate dehydrogenase PdxA yields the protein MKKSKLIVITMGDPAGIGPEILNLWLKVADTGQDCFVLCASTGFLASKLPAWDGKVRPGIYLSGIEQKQKIKPGKVQAEAGRLSFACLAEAVGIVEINPGAILVTMPVSKEAWHKAGIRQLGHTDYLRDRAGVDAVLMFFHGEKFSMGLCTVHVPLSLVPGLITTGLILEKLRIIAASGMASGKKPIGVLGLNPHAGENGLMGREEFLVSEAIRLAEHEGISACGPLVPDTFFKTKADCYLALYHDQGLTPFKLVHGLSGANITLGLPYLRLSVTHGTAFGITGLGQADPAGFYYVLELARKLDFNRFQRVCCKTGH from the coding sequence ATGAAAAAATCGAAACTGATCGTGATCACAATGGGCGATCCGGCAGGGATCGGTCCTGAAATCCTGAATCTCTGGCTTAAAGTTGCAGATACTGGGCAGGACTGCTTTGTTCTTTGCGCTTCTACCGGATTTCTCGCTTCGAAGCTGCCTGCCTGGGACGGTAAAGTCAGACCTGGAATCTATTTGTCCGGGATAGAGCAGAAACAGAAAATCAAGCCCGGGAAAGTGCAGGCTGAAGCAGGGCGCCTGTCCTTCGCCTGCCTGGCAGAAGCTGTCGGGATCGTGGAAATTAATCCCGGTGCGATCCTGGTGACCATGCCTGTTTCCAAGGAAGCCTGGCACAAGGCCGGGATCCGGCAGCTCGGGCATACTGATTATCTCAGGGACAGAGCCGGGGTTGATGCTGTGCTGATGTTTTTCCACGGGGAAAAATTTTCAATGGGGCTCTGCACTGTGCATGTGCCTCTCTCGCTTGTTCCAGGTTTGATCACTACCGGGCTGATACTGGAAAAATTACGGATCATCGCAGCCAGCGGCATGGCCAGCGGGAAAAAGCCGATCGGAGTCCTGGGCCTTAATCCGCACGCCGGCGAGAACGGCCTGATGGGCAGAGAGGAATTCCTGGTCAGCGAAGCGATCAGGCTCGCGGAGCACGAAGGCATTTCCGCCTGCGGACCCCTGGTACCGGACACCTTCTTCAAAACAAAAGCAGACTGCTACCTCGCCCTGTATCACGATCAGGGATTGACGCCTTTCAAGCTCGTACACGGATTGAGCGGAGCCAACATTACGCTGGGGCTTCCTTATCTGAGACTCTCAGTGACGCACGGCACTGCTTTCGGGATCACAGGTCTGGGACAGGCAGATCCTGCCGGTTTTTATTATGTGCTGGAATTAGCCAGAAAATTGGATTTTAACCGATTTCAAAGGGTCTGTTGCAAAACGGGACACTGA
- the lpxK gene encoding tetraacyldisaccharide 4'-kinase, translating to MVSRSWLIFDNPFFQSISSRLYFGLYLLDRFYHSLRYRKVNRPVISIGNLHAGGTGKTTLTAEIGEYLTKKGLNIVILSRGYKAGLRGNHKLEPGADPDQYGDEPVMLAERTGIPVLIGKNRLAGLKRYRQLKPDCLLLDDGFQYYRLHRDLDILTIDSTSPMESYQLLPTGLLREPLTAFRRARVAVLTRCELADPAWLIYLEGLIRGISPGIRIFRACTAVRCWKNLNSETVQPPAEAESICGIGNPESFDRLLSGSGIKLAGKRVFPDHHKYSKADLSGLSGQTIVTTEKDAVKLKKIAGSISNIIYPQIGFDLPAEFYELIMVTACCS from the coding sequence ATGGTCTCCAGATCCTGGCTGATTTTTGACAATCCATTCTTCCAGAGCATTTCCAGCAGACTCTATTTTGGGCTCTATCTTCTGGACCGGTTTTATCACAGCCTGAGGTACAGGAAGGTCAACCGGCCTGTGATCAGCATAGGCAATCTGCATGCGGGCGGAACCGGTAAAACAACGCTGACCGCCGAAATCGGGGAATATCTCACAAAAAAAGGTCTCAACATTGTGATTCTGTCCAGGGGGTATAAAGCCGGATTGCGAGGCAACCACAAGCTTGAACCAGGAGCAGATCCGGATCAATACGGGGATGAGCCTGTGATGCTGGCAGAGCGGACCGGAATTCCTGTGCTGATCGGGAAAAATCGCCTGGCTGGCCTGAAGAGATACCGGCAGCTGAAGCCCGACTGCCTGCTTCTGGACGACGGGTTCCAGTATTACCGCCTGCACCGCGACCTGGACATACTGACGATAGACTCCACCTCTCCCATGGAAAGTTACCAGCTGCTGCCGACAGGCCTTTTGCGCGAACCGCTGACTGCCTTCAGACGGGCCAGGGTAGCTGTACTGACAAGGTGCGAACTGGCAGACCCGGCCTGGCTTATATATCTGGAAGGCCTGATCAGAGGGATCAGCCCAGGGATCAGGATTTTCCGCGCCTGCACTGCAGTCAGGTGCTGGAAAAATCTCAATTCCGAAACCGTGCAGCCACCCGCAGAGGCGGAATCAATCTGCGGAATCGGCAATCCAGAATCCTTTGACCGTCTGCTCTCAGGTTCCGGCATCAAGCTGGCTGGAAAAAGGGTTTTCCCGGATCATCACAAGTATTCAAAAGCAGACCTGAGCGGCCTTTCAGGACAGACCATTGTCACGACGGAAAAGGATGCTGTGAAGCTGAAAAAAATTGCCGGCAGTATCAGCAACATCATTTATCCGCAGATCGGATTTGACCTACCTGCCGAGTTTTATGAGCTGATCATGGTAACAGCTTGCTGCAGCTGA
- a CDS encoding SGNH/GDSL hydrolase family protein — MFKRMFPNLLLLTFSIAMAGLISEVALRIFYPSLYLFPSQHVIILNKGDNCYLDCENAYITDRDIIYRRNPANGVYNELGIWTENGKLEERLKTARKKVLVVGDSVTEQAVLFEDGFTKSMERVLIKESGYGKVVVMNAGVGGWNSCQERIYLKKWGFKTNPDLIVLAFVNNDLTPPLAHHHYSDRIEIEYLNSICIPLIVDFGRFNFFVFDHSHFLALLFLNLEKMAKHFGIQLSVDYYHPVTEKNKKSLQQIVDLVKKKQIPLLIVHFPVFQNLDDYSRNPEACLHELLKKFCLENRVPYLDLLENFRGMKGQDVCRDPNSVQQIHPNNKGHKIAGEAIADFILKNGIL, encoded by the coding sequence TTGTTCAAAAGAATGTTTCCCAATCTGCTGCTGTTAACTTTTTCAATTGCAATGGCAGGGCTTATCTCTGAGGTTGCACTCAGGATATTTTATCCCAGCCTTTATCTGTTTCCATCGCAGCATGTGATCATACTCAATAAAGGAGACAATTGTTATCTCGATTGTGAAAATGCGTACATCACAGACCGAGACATTATTTACCGCAGAAATCCAGCCAACGGAGTATACAATGAATTGGGAATCTGGACGGAAAACGGGAAACTTGAGGAGCGGCTTAAAACCGCACGGAAAAAAGTGCTGGTAGTTGGTGATTCTGTGACTGAACAAGCAGTCCTGTTTGAGGATGGATTTACAAAATCAATGGAGCGGGTGCTGATAAAAGAATCCGGCTATGGAAAAGTGGTGGTCATGAACGCAGGTGTGGGCGGCTGGAACTCCTGCCAGGAAAGAATATATCTCAAAAAGTGGGGATTTAAAACCAATCCTGACCTGATCGTGCTGGCCTTTGTGAACAATGATCTGACGCCGCCGTTAGCACATCACCATTATTCAGACCGCATCGAAATAGAGTATTTAAATTCAATCTGCATCCCGCTGATCGTGGATTTCGGCAGATTCAATTTTTTTGTATTTGATCACTCGCATTTCCTGGCCCTGCTTTTTCTTAACCTTGAAAAAATGGCAAAGCATTTTGGGATTCAGCTGAGCGTGGATTATTACCACCCTGTGACAGAAAAAAATAAAAAAAGTCTTCAGCAGATTGTGGATTTGGTCAAGAAAAAGCAAATCCCTCTTCTGATCGTTCATTTCCCTGTATTTCAAAACCTCGATGATTACAGCCGGAATCCCGAGGCTTGCCTGCACGAGCTGCTGAAAAAATTCTGTCTTGAAAACAGAGTGCCTTATCTCGATCTGCTTGAGAATTTCCGCGGCATGAAGGGCCAAGATGTTTGCCGTGACCCGAACTCAGTGCAACAGATCCATCCCAACAACAAGGGACATAAGATTGCAGGTGAGGCGATCGCGGATTTCATACTGAAGAACGGGATTCTTTAA